The sequence TAATAGATTAATGCGTGACACGAAGCCGATTTGCCCGCTGGAGAAGATCGGGCCTCGGCTCGAACCGGAGGGAGACGAATATGCGCTCAGCGCTTGGATTTTGCGTTGCGGCTTTGGGATCAGCCATCATTCTGGCAGCCGGAAGCGGTGCTTGGGCCATGGGTGGCGGCGGGACGAGCAGCACGAGTTCGACCACGTCGCCGAAAGACGCGGATTACACGGCCGCGGAGCAGGCGGTGAAGGCCCAGAACTTCAACGCCGCAATACCGCTGTTGCAGAAGGTCGTCCAGCGCGATCCCAAGAACGCGGACGCATGGAATTATCTCGGTTTCTCGAACCGCAAGCTCGGAAACTTTCCGGAAGCGCTCGCGGACTATGAAAAGGCACTTGCAATCGATCCCGACCATCTCGGGGCCAACGAATATCTCGGCGAGCTTTACCTGCAAACGGGCGATATGCCCAAGGCCGAGGAGCGGCTCGCCAAGCTCGACAAGCTTTGCACCTTCGGCTGCGAGGAATATCGCACGCTGAAG comes from Alphaproteobacteria bacterium and encodes:
- a CDS encoding tetratricopeptide repeat protein, whose protein sequence is MRSALGFCVAALGSAIILAAGSGAWAMGGGGTSSTSSTTSPKDADYTAAEQAVKAQNFNAAIPLLQKVVQRDPKNADAWNYLGFSNRKLGNFPEALADYEKALAIDPDHLGANEYLGELYLQTGDMPKAEERLAKLDKLCTFGCEEYRTLKAAIDAKKNG